Proteins encoded by one window of Bradyrhizobium sp. B097:
- a CDS encoding MarR family transcriptional regulator, giving the protein MPPSQSHIHAEIGRLITRLGRIWRRESDQALSDHGLSYATAIPLLVLSRQGENVRQGVLADELGIEGPSLVRLIDLLQSEGLVERREDPTDRRAKTLHLTAAGEAKVEETNRVLRRVRASVLKDIGSEELAITFETLQRIDARASRLQDAKSAAAKTALAKTAAEAK; this is encoded by the coding sequence ATGCCTCCTTCGCAATCCCATATCCACGCCGAGATCGGCCGCCTGATCACCAGGCTCGGGCGGATCTGGCGGCGCGAGTCGGATCAGGCGCTGTCCGATCACGGCCTGTCCTACGCGACGGCTATACCGCTGCTGGTGCTGTCGCGGCAGGGCGAGAATGTCCGCCAGGGCGTGCTCGCCGACGAGCTGGGGATCGAGGGGCCTTCGCTGGTGCGGCTGATCGATCTGCTGCAGTCCGAAGGCCTAGTCGAGCGTCGCGAGGACCCGACCGATCGGCGCGCCAAGACACTGCATCTCACCGCGGCCGGCGAAGCCAAGGTCGAGGAGACCAACCGGGTGCTGCGCCGCGTGCGGGCCAGCGTGCTGAAGGATATCGGCAGCGAGGAACTTGCGATAACCTTCGAGACGCTGCAGCGCATCGACGCGCGGGCGAGCCGCCTGCAAGACGCCAAGAGCGCTGCAGCCAAGACTGCTTTAGCCAAGACCGCTGCAGAGGCGAAATAG
- a CDS encoding DUF2855 family protein, whose protein sequence is MNATDFIVIRNDLQQCKVIETRLPDAAALPADALLVKVTRFAFTANNITYAVIGEQLKYWQLFPAPDGYGIIPVWGFGEVLASKHPMITAGETLFGYFPMATHLVIEAADVSKRGLRDGAAHRQEVSPVYNAYARVSGDPTYAGQQGDFRALLLPLFMLSFLVDDALAENAFYGARRVILSSASSKTAFGLAHLLHKRGIRVIGLTSKGNVDFVTSLGCYDEVVTYDQVAAIPAAEPVAYVDMAGNSALREALHRHFGAQMVYSGRVGLTHRASEPDEPTLPGAKPVWFFAPDQIRKRAKEWGPGGIDQRFGAAWTELVPHLPNWLDVVERRGPAAVREAYLDTLQGRVPPDQGLILSLAE, encoded by the coding sequence ATGAACGCCACTGACTTCATCGTTATCCGCAACGACCTGCAGCAATGCAAGGTGATCGAGACGCGATTGCCCGATGCCGCGGCGCTGCCGGCCGACGCGCTGCTGGTGAAGGTGACCCGCTTCGCCTTCACCGCCAATAACATTACCTACGCGGTGATCGGCGAGCAGCTGAAATACTGGCAGCTGTTTCCGGCGCCCGACGGTTACGGCATCATCCCGGTGTGGGGCTTTGGCGAGGTGCTGGCCTCGAAACATCCCATGATCACCGCCGGCGAAACGCTGTTCGGCTATTTCCCGATGGCGACCCATCTTGTCATTGAAGCGGCCGATGTCAGCAAGCGCGGCTTGCGCGACGGCGCCGCGCACCGCCAGGAGGTCTCGCCGGTCTACAATGCCTATGCCCGCGTCTCCGGCGATCCGACCTATGCCGGCCAGCAAGGCGACTTCCGCGCGCTCCTGCTGCCCTTGTTCATGCTGTCGTTCCTGGTCGACGACGCCCTGGCCGAGAACGCGTTCTACGGCGCACGCCGCGTCATCCTGTCGTCGGCCTCGAGCAAGACCGCGTTCGGGCTCGCCCATCTCCTGCACAAGCGCGGTATCCGGGTGATCGGGCTGACCTCGAAGGGCAATGTCGATTTCGTCACTTCGCTCGGCTGCTATGACGAGGTCGTCACCTATGACCAGGTCGCCGCGATCCCGGCGGCTGAGCCTGTCGCCTATGTCGACATGGCCGGCAACAGTGCGCTGCGCGAGGCCCTGCACCGGCATTTTGGTGCGCAGATGGTCTATTCCGGCCGTGTCGGGCTCACGCATCGCGCGAGCGAGCCGGACGAGCCGACGCTGCCCGGCGCCAAGCCGGTGTGGTTCTTCGCCCCGGACCAGATCCGCAAGCGCGCCAAGGAATGGGGTCCCGGCGGCATCGACCAGCGTTTCGGCGCCGCGTGGACGGAGCTCGTGCCGCATCTGCCCAATTGGCTCGATGTCGTCGAGCGGCGCGGCCCGGCCGCGGTGCGCGAGGCCTATCTCGATACCCTGCAGGGCCGCGTTCCGCCGGATCAAGGCCTGATCCTGTCGCTGGCCGAATAG
- a CDS encoding HNH endonuclease, with translation MNAHVSQGGWPVLVLNADFRPLSYYPLSLWSWQDAIKAVFLDRVNIVEYYDRAVRSPSFEIQLPSVVSLKSFVKPTTHPAFTRFNVFLRDRFSCQYCLSGDDLTFDHIIPRSKGGQTTWENVVAACSPCNLRKGNLTPQQAKMFPKQTPYAPTVHQLHRNGRLFPPNYLHESWLDYLYWDTELDP, from the coding sequence TTGAACGCACATGTCTCGCAAGGCGGTTGGCCGGTGCTGGTCTTGAATGCGGACTTCCGGCCGCTGAGTTATTACCCGCTGTCGCTCTGGTCCTGGCAGGACGCGATCAAGGCGGTGTTCCTCGATCGTGTCAACATCGTCGAATATTACGACCGGGCAGTACGAAGTCCTTCCTTCGAAATCCAGTTGCCGAGCGTCGTATCCCTCAAATCCTTCGTCAAGCCGACCACCCACCCCGCCTTCACCCGGTTCAACGTTTTCCTTCGCGACCGATTCAGCTGCCAATATTGCCTGTCGGGCGACGACCTCACCTTCGATCACATCATTCCGCGCAGCAAGGGTGGCCAGACCACCTGGGAGAACGTCGTCGCCGCCTGCTCGCCGTGCAATCTGCGCAAGGGCAATCTGACGCCACAGCAGGCCAAGATGTTTCCGAAGCAGACGCCTTACGCCCCCACGGTGCATCAGCTGCATCGCAACGGCCGGCTCTTCCCGCCGAACTATCTGCACGAGAGCTGGCTCGATTATCTCTACTGGGATACTGAGCTGGATCCGTAA
- a CDS encoding FUSC family protein, translating to MRAEEPFLVRHADLIFALKTFAASMLALVIALAIDLPRPYWAMATVYITSQPLAGATSSKAFFRVIGTLVGASMTVALVPNLVNAPELLCLAIALWVGLCLYLSLLDGTPRSYVFMLGGYTVALIGFPSVADPGSIFDVALARVEEISLGIICASLVSTVVFPRSVAPAVGGRVRSWLSDARRLSRDVLLDRGTSETRRAQRLRLATDIVEIDTLATHVAYDRLADAGTARGLGEVRLRMLMLLPIITSIEDRLAALGEAALQRQPELRHLIGDLAAWIVDDDRQRQSGDDIRAAIAARQSALDGLAPRERIITISLLLRLRELVDISADCRAIGDAIAAGQDISTVPLAFHPESGAAPVRHRDHGMALWSAAGAAVAILICCGLWIATGWADGASAPMMAAVACSFFAAQDEPARSIRAFGLFSLVAIVVVAIYQFALVPGISHVEVLIAALAPTFLLYGFLIARPKTAPIGMALAANTATLLALQSTYSADFASFANTSVAFFLGVVIAEIVTRVARGVGAEWIAKRLMTSGWQTLAVAAERRGHGDRAQFAGLMLHRLGLLVQRIAFISESDRRDADSLVQLRIGLNIIDLRRARYGLAASTVRAIDDMLDDLAAAFRAHADEAMPAELLSCIDAALTAVVKDPNERARDDALLGLVGIRRGLFPDSPAYRSRPEESFAA from the coding sequence ATGCGAGCGGAAGAGCCGTTCCTGGTCCGCCACGCGGACCTCATCTTCGCGTTGAAGACGTTCGCCGCGTCGATGCTGGCGCTTGTCATCGCATTGGCGATCGATCTGCCGCGGCCGTATTGGGCGATGGCGACGGTCTATATCACGTCGCAGCCGCTGGCCGGCGCGACCAGCTCGAAGGCGTTCTTCCGCGTGATCGGCACCCTGGTCGGCGCCAGCATGACGGTCGCCCTGGTGCCGAACCTGGTCAACGCGCCGGAGCTGCTGTGCCTCGCGATCGCGCTCTGGGTCGGACTGTGCCTTTATCTGTCGCTGCTCGACGGCACGCCGCGCAGCTATGTCTTCATGCTGGGCGGTTATACCGTCGCACTGATTGGCTTTCCGTCGGTCGCCGACCCGGGCAGCATCTTCGATGTTGCGCTGGCGCGGGTCGAGGAGATCTCGCTCGGCATCATCTGTGCCAGCCTGGTGTCGACCGTGGTGTTTCCGCGCAGCGTCGCGCCGGCGGTCGGCGGCCGCGTCAGAAGCTGGCTGTCGGATGCGCGTCGCCTGTCCCGCGACGTCCTGCTTGATCGCGGGACCAGCGAGACGCGCCGGGCGCAACGCCTTCGCCTCGCGACCGACATCGTCGAGATCGATACGCTGGCGACCCATGTCGCCTATGACCGGCTGGCCGATGCCGGCACCGCGCGTGGCCTCGGCGAGGTCCGGCTGCGTATGCTGATGCTGTTGCCGATCATCACGTCGATCGAAGACCGGCTCGCCGCACTCGGCGAAGCGGCGCTGCAACGGCAGCCGGAGCTACGGCACCTGATCGGCGATCTCGCCGCTTGGATCGTGGACGACGATCGCCAGCGGCAATCCGGTGATGATATCCGCGCTGCGATCGCCGCGCGGCAATCTGCCCTCGACGGCCTCGCGCCGCGCGAGCGCATCATCACGATCAGCCTGCTGCTCCGGCTCCGCGAGCTCGTCGACATCTCGGCCGACTGCCGCGCAATCGGCGATGCGATTGCCGCGGGCCAGGATATCTCCACCGTCCCGTTGGCGTTCCACCCGGAATCGGGCGCCGCGCCGGTCCGTCATCGCGACCACGGCATGGCGCTGTGGTCAGCCGCGGGGGCGGCGGTCGCCATCCTGATCTGCTGCGGCCTGTGGATCGCGACCGGTTGGGCCGATGGCGCCTCGGCGCCGATGATGGCCGCGGTCGCCTGCTCCTTCTTCGCCGCGCAGGACGAGCCGGCGCGCAGCATCCGGGCCTTCGGCCTGTTTTCGCTGGTCGCGATCGTCGTCGTCGCGATCTATCAATTCGCCCTGGTGCCGGGCATCTCCCATGTCGAGGTTCTGATCGCCGCGCTGGCGCCGACCTTCCTGCTGTACGGCTTCCTGATCGCACGGCCCAAAACCGCGCCGATCGGCATGGCGCTCGCCGCCAACACCGCGACGCTGCTGGCGCTGCAATCGACCTACAGCGCCGATTTTGCCAGTTTTGCCAACACGTCCGTCGCCTTCTTCCTCGGCGTCGTCATCGCCGAGATCGTGACGCGGGTCGCGCGCGGCGTCGGCGCCGAATGGATCGCCAAACGGCTGATGACGTCGGGCTGGCAGACGCTCGCGGTCGCGGCCGAGCGGCGCGGCCATGGCGATCGCGCGCAGTTTGCCGGCCTGATGCTGCATCGGCTCGGCCTCTTGGTGCAGCGCATTGCCTTCATCTCCGAGAGCGACCGCCGCGATGCCGACAGCCTGGTCCAGCTGCGTATCGGGCTCAACATCATCGACCTCAGGCGGGCCCGTTACGGCCTCGCCGCATCGACCGTGCGCGCCATCGACGACATGCTGGACGACCTCGCGGCGGCATTTCGCGCCCATGCGGACGAGGCGATGCCGGCCGAATTGCTGTCCTGCATCGATGCGGCGCTGACCGCGGTCGTCAAGGATCCCAATGAGCGCGCGCGGGACGATGCATTACTCGGCCTCGTCGGCATCCGCCGCGGCCTGTTTCCCGATTCACCTGCGTATCGATCGCGGCCCGAGGAGAGTTTTGCTGCATGA
- a CDS encoding NAD(P)/FAD-dependent oxidoreductase: protein MLDKTDDISVAADNWLVQFEDALAGPDDVLLKPLFHPESYWRDVLALSWNIQTVNRAFAIIEDLPAHARRSAPHDFRIDAERAAPRRVMRAGTHAIEAIFKFETAVGRGHGIVRLIPDAADDDRLKAWTLLTALEELKGFEEQQGHTRPRGQAYSRDFRGPNWLDLRKTSAEYAGRDPDVLVVGGGQAGLAIAARLQQLKIDALIVDREARVGDNWRKRYHALTLHNQVQVNHLPYMPFPPNWPTYIPKDKLANWFESYVDAMELNFWTGTEFVGGSYDDAQGRWTVELRRADGTTRKLQPRHVVMATGVSGIPSVPDIPGLKTFSGKVLHSSGYEDGEHWAGKRALVIGTGNSGHDIAQDLHSSGAEVTLVQRSSTLITNIEPSAQLAYAAYNEGSLEDNDLIATSMPLALAKRSHVLMTEQSKELDRPLLDGLARKGFKLDFGDGGTGWQFKYLTRGGGYYFNVGCSDLVASGAIDLKQFADIETFVSEGARLKSGETVAADLIVLATGYRPQEELVKRLFGEAMAARVGPIWGFGDGQELRNMYTRTPQPGLWFIAGSLAQCRINSRYLALQIKAIEEGLLPRDVGPVAKLR from the coding sequence ATGCTCGACAAGACGGACGATATTTCGGTCGCCGCCGACAATTGGCTTGTGCAGTTCGAGGATGCGCTGGCGGGCCCCGACGATGTGCTGCTGAAGCCGCTGTTCCATCCCGAGAGCTACTGGCGCGACGTGCTGGCGCTGAGCTGGAACATCCAGACCGTCAACCGCGCCTTTGCGATCATCGAGGACCTGCCGGCGCATGCGCGCCGCAGCGCGCCGCATGACTTCCGCATCGATGCCGAGCGTGCGGCGCCCCGCCGGGTGATGCGCGCCGGCACCCACGCGATCGAGGCGATCTTCAAGTTCGAGACCGCTGTCGGCCGCGGCCACGGCATCGTGCGGCTGATCCCTGACGCCGCCGACGACGATCGGCTGAAGGCCTGGACGTTGCTGACCGCGCTCGAGGAACTGAAGGGATTCGAGGAGCAGCAGGGACACACAAGGCCGCGCGGACAAGCATATTCCCGCGACTTCCGCGGCCCCAACTGGCTCGACCTGCGCAAGACATCCGCCGAATATGCCGGCCGCGATCCCGATGTGCTGGTGGTCGGCGGCGGACAGGCCGGGCTTGCGATCGCCGCCCGGCTGCAACAGCTCAAGATCGATGCGCTGATCGTCGACCGCGAGGCGCGCGTCGGCGACAATTGGCGCAAGCGCTACCACGCGCTGACCCTGCACAACCAGGTGCAGGTCAATCATTTGCCCTACATGCCGTTCCCACCGAACTGGCCGACCTACATCCCGAAGGACAAGCTCGCCAACTGGTTCGAATCCTATGTCGATGCCATGGAGCTGAACTTCTGGACCGGTACCGAATTCGTCGGCGGCAGCTATGACGACGCACAGGGACGCTGGACCGTCGAACTGCGCCGCGCCGACGGCACGACGAGGAAACTGCAGCCGCGCCATGTCGTGATGGCGACCGGCGTCAGCGGCATTCCGAGCGTGCCTGATATCCCCGGCTTGAAGACTTTCTCCGGCAAGGTGCTGCATTCGAGCGGCTATGAAGACGGCGAGCATTGGGCAGGCAAGCGGGCGCTGGTGATCGGTACCGGTAATAGCGGCCACGACATCGCGCAGGACCTGCATTCCTCTGGCGCCGAGGTGACGCTGGTGCAGCGCTCCTCGACGCTGATCACCAATATCGAGCCCTCCGCGCAGCTCGCCTATGCCGCCTACAATGAAGGCTCGCTCGAGGACAACGATCTGATCGCGACCTCGATGCCGCTCGCGCTCGCCAAGCGCAGCCATGTGCTGATGACCGAGCAGTCGAAGGAGCTCGACAGACCGCTGCTCGACGGGCTCGCGCGCAAGGGCTTCAAGCTCGATTTCGGCGATGGCGGCACCGGCTGGCAGTTCAAGTACCTGACCCGCGGCGGCGGCTACTACTTCAACGTCGGTTGCTCCGATCTCGTCGCCAGCGGCGCGATCGACCTGAAACAGTTCGCCGACATCGAGACGTTCGTGAGCGAAGGCGCGCGGCTGAAGAGCGGCGAGACGGTGGCCGCCGATCTGATCGTGCTCGCGACCGGCTACCGGCCGCAGGAAGAGCTGGTGAAGAGGCTGTTCGGCGAGGCGATGGCCGCGCGGGTCGGCCCGATCTGGGGTTTTGGCGACGGCCAGGAGCTGCGCAACATGTATACGCGCACGCCGCAGCCCGGCCTGTGGTTCATCGCCGGCAGCCTCGCGCAATGCCGCATCAACTCGCGCTATCTGGCGCTGCAGATCAAGGCGATCGAGGAAGGCCTGTTGCCGCGCGATGTCGGGCCGGTGGCGAAGCTACGATAG
- a CDS encoding DUF1656 domain-containing protein, translated as MRYELDIYGVLVPALLLWLIVAYALSAGISRIMQRVGLYRLVWHRALFNFALYVCLLGIVVYLSEFLP; from the coding sequence ATGAGATATGAGCTCGACATCTACGGTGTCCTGGTCCCGGCGCTGCTGCTGTGGCTGATCGTGGCCTATGCGCTGAGCGCGGGGATCAGCCGGATCATGCAGCGCGTCGGGCTCTACCGGCTGGTCTGGCATCGCGCGCTGTTCAATTTCGCCCTGTACGTATGCCTGCTCGGCATCGTCGTCTATCTTTCGGAGTTTCTGCCATGA
- a CDS encoding MFS transporter, whose translation MGTSSTTGAGEEFGGESSLALVPTFIVVAVDATGLGIILPLLPFYSQRLGATPFVIGALISVYALCQLIAGPVVGALSDRYGRRKVLLVSQIGTCVGFVLLAVAGNLTLVFLARIVDGLTSGNISVAHAYAAEHSAPQARKQALGMTSGAIGTGLLVGPALSGLLVHYGDTAPVWAAAALSLISIVATIVLLSPDHPAAEALYQQRVPEPALPHTILGLRYAWRVLGLLIVFFFVNSMFLSQIGLFLSARFSWNGHAFGARELGAVFAYAGFINMVVQCALITRANIFASDRIIVLAAFACMAAGLVGLAFADRISLLVAFLTLIIVGMMFARSTLTAELSRSTAINRQGMIMGLNQSLMSGANICAPLLSGALIGHQLYVSWTLVMAAIAMLGVILAGQLLPLEV comes from the coding sequence ATGGGCACGAGCTCCACGACGGGAGCTGGCGAAGAATTTGGGGGCGAGAGCAGCCTGGCGCTGGTCCCGACCTTCATCGTCGTGGCCGTGGATGCGACGGGATTGGGGATCATCCTGCCATTGCTGCCGTTCTACTCGCAGCGGCTTGGCGCGACGCCATTCGTGATCGGCGCGCTGATTTCGGTCTATGCGCTTTGCCAGCTGATCGCCGGCCCGGTCGTCGGCGCGCTGTCCGACCGGTACGGTCGCCGCAAGGTGCTCCTCGTCAGCCAGATCGGCACCTGCGTCGGATTCGTGCTGCTTGCCGTCGCGGGCAACCTGACTCTGGTGTTTCTGGCCCGGATCGTCGACGGGCTGACATCCGGCAACATCTCGGTGGCGCACGCCTATGCGGCCGAGCACAGCGCGCCGCAGGCCCGCAAGCAGGCGCTCGGCATGACCAGCGGCGCGATCGGGACCGGCCTATTGGTCGGCCCCGCGCTCTCGGGGCTGCTTGTCCACTACGGCGACACCGCGCCGGTATGGGCTGCCGCAGCGTTGTCGCTGATCAGCATCGTTGCCACGATCGTTCTGCTGTCGCCGGATCATCCGGCCGCAGAGGCGCTCTATCAGCAGCGGGTGCCCGAGCCGGCGCTGCCGCACACGATCCTCGGGTTGCGGTATGCGTGGCGCGTGCTCGGTCTGCTTATCGTGTTCTTCTTCGTCAATTCGATGTTCCTGTCGCAGATCGGCCTGTTCCTGTCGGCGCGGTTCAGCTGGAACGGGCATGCCTTCGGCGCCCGCGAGCTCGGCGCGGTGTTCGCCTATGCCGGTTTCATCAACATGGTCGTGCAATGTGCCCTGATCACGCGCGCGAATATCTTCGCGTCCGATCGCATCATTGTCCTGGCGGCGTTCGCCTGCATGGCAGCCGGATTGGTCGGACTTGCGTTCGCTGACCGGATCAGCCTGCTTGTGGCCTTCCTGACGCTGATCATCGTCGGCATGATGTTCGCCCGAAGCACGCTGACTGCTGAACTGTCGCGCAGCACCGCGATCAACCGGCAGGGCATGATCATGGGCCTCAACCAATCGCTGATGTCGGGCGCCAATATCTGCGCTCCGCTGCTGAGCGGCGCGTTGATCGGTCACCAGTTGTACGTCAGCTGGACGCTCGTGATGGCGGCGATCGCAATGCTCGGCGTCATCCTGGCCGGGCAACTCCTCCCGCTGGAGGTCTGA
- a CDS encoding chloride channel protein: protein MTTTASYLEAPRRLRAFVRAHETSLVVLALLIGAIGGLVVAVMSGLVTVLHSVLFNLPLGDRLSSQPSIDPVRALVVPTVGGLVLGVAFLLLLRVRPAREIDPIEANALYGGRMSFRGSVIVALQTIWSSGVGGSVGLEAGYTQLSSGLAASLGRGFHLRRNDQRIMVGCGAAAAIAGAFSAPLAGAFYAFELVIGGYTPASLTPVGVAAVAGYFVAHAFEPLPLGVGVGTVGDVLGRDLAIAALLGVVAALTGIAIMRGVALCETLLAKTRLWPPLRPALGGLAVGAMALLTPQVMSSGHGALRFAGIVAMPLTFIAGVFALKAVASIVSLGSGFRGGLFFATLFMGALGGRLFAAGVDIVWPGLNLDPNAYAVIGMSALSASVIGGPLTMSFIALESTGNLWLTTAVLVAVIISTTITRELFGYSFATWRLHLRGETIRSAADIGWIRDLTVGKMMRQDMTTVNAAMPIEAFREEFPPGSKTQVVAIDGEGRYAGLALVAEVHAPDLEADKGLAAILRYADVVLHPAMNVQEAIAVFDAAEAESLAVVEDDGDRRPIGLLTEAHAMRRYAEESELRRREVIGEI, encoded by the coding sequence ATGACCACGACCGCAAGCTATCTCGAGGCGCCGCGCCGGTTGCGCGCATTCGTGCGTGCGCACGAGACGAGCCTCGTGGTGCTGGCGCTGCTGATCGGCGCCATTGGCGGCCTCGTGGTGGCGGTCATGAGCGGCCTCGTCACGGTGCTGCATTCGGTGCTGTTCAATCTGCCGCTGGGCGATCGGCTGTCGAGCCAGCCCAGCATCGATCCCGTGCGCGCCCTCGTGGTTCCAACGGTCGGCGGACTGGTGCTTGGCGTAGCGTTCCTGCTGCTGCTCAGGGTCCGGCCGGCCCGGGAAATCGACCCGATCGAGGCCAATGCGCTTTATGGCGGCCGGATGTCGTTCCGCGGCAGCGTGATCGTGGCGCTGCAGACCATCTGGTCGAGTGGCGTCGGCGGCTCGGTCGGGCTCGAGGCCGGCTATACCCAGCTGTCCAGTGGCCTGGCCGCCTCGCTGGGCCGCGGCTTTCATCTCCGCCGCAACGACCAGCGAATCATGGTCGGCTGCGGCGCCGCGGCGGCGATCGCGGGGGCCTTCAGCGCGCCGCTGGCGGGCGCGTTCTACGCTTTCGAACTTGTGATCGGCGGCTATACGCCGGCGAGCCTGACCCCGGTCGGTGTGGCGGCGGTGGCCGGCTATTTCGTCGCCCATGCCTTCGAGCCGCTGCCGCTCGGCGTCGGCGTCGGAACCGTCGGCGACGTGCTCGGACGGGATCTTGCGATCGCCGCGCTGCTCGGCGTGGTTGCGGCCCTGACCGGAATTGCGATCATGCGCGGGGTGGCGCTGTGCGAGACGCTGCTCGCCAAGACCCGGCTCTGGCCGCCGCTGCGGCCGGCGCTGGGCGGGCTCGCGGTCGGCGCCATGGCGCTGCTGACGCCGCAGGTGATGTCGTCGGGCCATGGCGCGCTGCGCTTCGCCGGCATCGTGGCGATGCCGCTCACCTTCATCGCCGGCGTGTTTGCGCTGAAGGCGGTGGCCTCGATCGTCTCGCTCGGTTCGGGCTTCCGCGGCGGATTGTTCTTCGCCACGCTGTTTATGGGCGCGCTCGGCGGCCGGCTGTTCGCGGCCGGCGTCGACATCGTGTGGCCGGGGCTCAATCTCGATCCCAACGCTTACGCCGTGATCGGCATGAGCGCGCTGTCGGCCTCCGTGATCGGCGGTCCATTGACGATGTCGTTCATCGCGCTGGAATCCACCGGCAATCTCTGGCTCACCACTGCGGTGCTGGTCGCGGTCATCATCTCGACCACGATCACGCGCGAGTTGTTCGGCTATTCGTTCGCGACCTGGCGGCTGCATCTGCGCGGCGAGACCATCCGCAGCGCCGCCGATATCGGCTGGATCCGCGATCTCACGGTCGGCAAGATGATGCGGCAGGACATGACGACGGTGAACGCCGCGATGCCGATCGAGGCGTTTCGCGAGGAATTCCCGCCCGGCTCGAAGACCCAGGTCGTCGCGATCGACGGCGAGGGACGCTATGCCGGGCTCGCGCTGGTCGCGGAGGTGCACGCGCCCGATCTCGAGGCCGACAAGGGACTTGCCGCCATCCTGCGCTACGCCGACGTGGTGCTGCATCCCGCCATGAACGTGCAGGAGGCGATCGCGGTGTTCGACGCCGCCGAAGCGGAATCGCTCGCGGTGGTCGAGGACGACGGCGACCGGCGGCCGATCGGCCTGCTCACCGAAGCGCACGCGATGCGGCGCTATGCGGAAGAGTCAGAGCTGCGTCGCCGCGAGGTGATCGGCGAGATTTGA
- a CDS encoding peptidyl-alpha-hydroxyglycine alpha-amidating lyase family protein, which translates to MPTILGTGEHRYRVVENFAKLPDGWSLTDVASVAVDSKDRVYVFNRGEHPMVVLDREGNFTRSWGEGLFARAHGLHIDANDNLYCTDDGDHTVRKCSSDGKVLLTIGIPNKPAPFMSGEPFHRCTHTALSPNGEIYVSDGYGNACVHKFTPDGRLIKTWGEPGTDPGQFNIVHNIATDADGWVYVADRENHRVQVFDGNGRYETQWNNLHRPCALCCCGGGKQPNFVIGELGPGMAVNRKVPNLGPRLSIVDGTGKRIARLGGEHGPGVETGKFLAPHGIALDSRGDIYVGEVGVTDWKTSFPDTEMPAAVRLTRCLQKLERVTV; encoded by the coding sequence ATGCCAACCATCCTCGGCACCGGCGAGCACCGCTATCGCGTGGTGGAGAATTTCGCAAAACTCCCCGACGGCTGGAGCCTGACGGATGTCGCCTCCGTCGCGGTCGATAGCAAGGATCGTGTCTACGTCTTCAACCGCGGCGAACATCCGATGGTGGTGCTCGACCGCGAGGGAAACTTCACCCGGAGCTGGGGCGAAGGCCTGTTCGCGCGCGCCCACGGCCTGCACATCGACGCCAACGACAATCTCTACTGCACCGACGACGGCGACCACACCGTGCGCAAGTGTTCGAGCGATGGCAAGGTGCTGCTGACGATCGGTATCCCGAACAAGCCTGCGCCGTTCATGAGCGGCGAGCCGTTCCATCGCTGCACCCACACCGCGCTGTCGCCGAACGGCGAGATCTATGTCTCGGACGGCTACGGCAATGCCTGCGTCCACAAATTCACGCCGGACGGCAGGCTGATCAAAACCTGGGGCGAGCCCGGCACCGATCCCGGCCAGTTCAACATCGTGCACAACATCGCGACCGACGCCGACGGCTGGGTCTACGTCGCCGACCGTGAGAACCACCGCGTCCAGGTGTTCGACGGCAACGGCAGATACGAGACCCAGTGGAACAATCTGCACCGGCCCTGCGCGCTGTGCTGTTGCGGCGGCGGCAAGCAGCCGAACTTCGTGATCGGCGAGCTCGGCCCCGGCATGGCGGTCAACCGCAAGGTGCCCAACCTGGGCCCGCGGCTGTCGATCGTCGATGGCACCGGCAAGCGCATCGCCCGGCTCGGCGGCGAGCACGGCCCCGGCGTCGAGACTGGCAAATTCCTGGCGCCGCACGGCATCGCGCTGGACTCGCGCGGCGACATCTATGTCGGCGAAGTCGGCGTCACCGACTGGAAGACCAGCTTCCCGGACACCGAGATGCCGGCCGCGGTGCGCCTGACGCGCTGCTTGCAGAAGCTGGAGCGGGTGACGGTGTAG